One window of Athalia rosae chromosome 2, iyAthRosa1.1, whole genome shotgun sequence genomic DNA carries:
- the LOC105687403 gene encoding nidogen isoform X2, whose amino-acid sequence MVVAAGDVRTALLLALAATLQGSFVVHAILRQDLYPHDGIGSSLLELNAEGQLESVEVNLKTPITFYESIYETVFVNGNGVLSFLAPMERFFNIPFPLDYPIISPLYTHVDTRGSGSVHWWETDAPDVISKAGDTIRRVFKSGKDFYPSHVFIATWKDVGYYSEKSDKINTYQVAISSNGSHSFAEFLYPDEGVQWIQADFHPSGLPDAKAQAGVVARDGRMYTFKGSGTDQIQNIDKWSNVNNPGQWVIGIGPIPDSANVQLPDNIEDAPANNEIPSCLTGATSCHSRAECIDYSEGFCCLCKTGFFGNGKFCQQNDLPLRVTGKVFGFVNGQDFPAKDLQCYVQTKDGRTYTAISKVPEIIGSKSQLLSNLGGALGWLFARSIENTKNGYQLTGGVFNMTADIVFTNTGDKITIRSRYLGLDVFGQLKMEAEIRGSLPEMAEDARVEYEDHEELYTKTQPGTILSQSSRSYKLIGDTPEVDYPFTQSIVINYQRCEYAPDDGKEDTVRLKFSRGLTSYEAREQIIRFAMNTKVAPLEEEDPCIQGRTHCGDHSSCIVEGDSYKCVCNPGYQFLYEDDGSANCVDVNECTAGTHLCSPDASCINNEGSHLCQCLEGFYGDGRTCGKMPSCDDTDCGAYAECNMVEGTPVCSCSSGFEQTEEGCYPVRELICDDKVCSPYAYCAEDAARGTSECVCVSGFVGNGYNCEPDFETASSTVSYQTEQPPTPQCILNQCWCPSEDGWKYQDDSCVKINPEDGSVTDGYNRPETSTTEQEGSSDLSARPVPECLQETGDCICPWGYAYDRRRDICVPQPGYNHETMGPSGSRLSCNVMNICHPYAQCVFVPDNKDRYECQCNVGYDGDGYECRKTDACSQDADCGQNQFCAYNLETSRYFCSCSPGYQRVDDVCVVTDCSTNPSECHLHAQCVTSPTGGYMCVCLPGYNGDGVRICREDHVGCNIINNCGENAVCGYQQATGSYACECKAGYYWDGFNCLPESSCKTDPRLCSADATCVPAGENRFACVCNAGFAGDGVECKIIPRYDSNILLVNQGTANLRIPFFPTPDHPGSLIFIDFKQMAIGLDIDCVNGRAYWSDITGHQIRSMTYNGSDSKVFIGDVGGSEGLAIDWISRNIFWTDSNKRTIEVANLESMKRKVLFVEGLTNPRGIAAHPYRGKIFWSDWNRESPKIEWSNEDGSERGIFLQNEHVKVPNSLAIDWSTDELCWGDAGLFVISCANIDTRSIRVVATELSYPFGLAISQNHYYWTDWNTQKIEIASKNSGERNKPLEIPLGGSDKLFGIVAVPEFCPEVSNVCQYEFGRCNEDQLCLPDGQGGRTCACADNASGPCTNEYQSS is encoded by the exons ATGGTGGTAGCTGCAGGCGACGTGCGGACGGCCCTCCTCTTGGCCCTCGCGGCAACCCTTCAAGGGTCCTTCGTGGTTCACGCAATTCTCAGGCAGGATCTTTACCCCCATGACGGAATCGGATCCTCGTTGCTCGAATTGAACGCCGAGGGTCAGTTGGAGTCGGTCGAAGTAAATCTCAAGACACCGATCACCTTCTACGAAAGCATTTACGAGACGGTATTC GTCAATGGGAACGGAGTCTTGTCGTTTTTGGCTCCGATGGAGAGGTTTTTCAACATCCCATTCCCTCTGGACTATCCGATAATCTCTCCGTTGTACACCCACGTTGATACGAGGGGGTCGGGATCCGTTCATTGGTGGGAGACCGACGCGCCCGACGTGATATCGAAAGCTGGTGATACGATACGTCGGGTATTCAAAAGTGGGAAAGATTTTTACCCGAGTCACGTTTTCATAGCGACTTGGAAGGACGTCGGCTACTACAGCGAGAAAAGCGATAAA ATAAACACCTACCAAGTCGCGATCAGTTCTAACGGATCTCACAGCTTCGCCGAGTTCCTCTATCCCGACGAGGGCGTTCAATGGATTCAAGCTGATTTCCATCCCAGCGGATTACCCGACGCCAAAGCTCAGGCTGGGGTTGTTGCTAGGGACGGGAGGATGTACACTTTCAAAGGATCGGGAACAGATCAGATACAGAACATCGACAA ATGGTCGAACGTCAACAACCCCGGACAATGGGTTATCGGAATCGGTCCAATTCCGGACTCCGCGAATGTCCAGCTACCCGACAACATAGAAG ACGCTCCCGCTAACAACGAAATTCCCAGCTGCCTCACCGGAGCTACCAGTTGCCACAGTAGAGCCGAATGCATCGACTACAGCGAGGGTTTTTGCTGTCTCTGCAAAACAGGTTTCTTTGGCAATGGAAAGTTCTGCCAGCAAAATG ATTTACCTCTTCGAGTCACCGGAAAAGTTTTTGGTTTCGTGAACGGACAGGATTTCCCAGCTAAGGATTTACAGTGTTACGTTCAAACGAAAGACGGAAGAACGTACACGGCGATCTCTAAGGTTCCGGAAATCATTGGCTCAAAATCTCAGCTTCTCAGTAATTTGGGCGGCGCTCTTGGATGGCTCTTCGCCCGATCCATAGAGAACACGAAAAACGGATACCAATTAACCG GTGGGGTGTTCAATATGACCGCTGACATCGTCTTCACGAATACCGGGGACAAGATAACAATCCGTTCGAGATATCTGGGCCTGGACGTCTTCGGTCAGTTAAAAATGGAGGCGGAGATCAGGGGATCGTTACCGGAAATGGCGGAAGACGCTCGTGTCGAGTATGAGGATCACGAAGAGTTGTACACGAAGACACAGCCGGGAACGATTCTATCCCAAAGCAGTAGATCGTACAAATTGATTGGAGATACTCCAGAAGTCGATTATCCCTTCACTCAATCCATCGTTATAAACTATCAGAGATGCGAATACGCCCCTGACGACGGTAAGGAGGACACTGTCAGACTGAAATTCTCGAGGGGTTTGACCAGTTACGAAGCGAGGGAGCAAATCATACGGTTTGCAATGAACACCAAAGTCGCTCCCCTGGAGGAAGAGGATCCCTGTATCCAGGGACGCACTCATTGCGGGGATCACAGCTCGTGTATCGTAGAAGGGGACAGCTACAAGTGCGTCTGCAATCCTGG CTATCAATTCCTCTACGAGGACGATGGTAGCGCGAACTGCGTGGACGTGAACGAGTGCACAGCGGGTACCCATTTGTGTTCCCCTGATGCGTCCTGTATCAACAACGAAGGAAGTCACCTGTGTCAGTGCTTGGAAGGTTTTTACGGGGACGGACGCACCTGCGGCA AAATGCCATCCTGCGATGACACGGACTGCGGGGCCTACGCGGAGTGCAACATGGTCGAAGGGACACCTGTATGTTCGTGTTCGTCGGGCTTCGAACAAACCGAAGAAGGCTGCTATCCGGTCAGGGAAT TAATATGCGACGACAAAGTTTGCTCTCCGTACGCGTACTGCGCCGAAGACGCTGCTCGGGGCACCTCGGAGTGCGTTTGTGTCAGCGGATTCGTGG GAAACGGTTACAACTGCGAACCAGATTTCGAGACAGCCTCGTCGACCGTTTCCTATCAAACGGAACAACCGCCAACACCGCAATGCATTTTAAACCAATGCTGGTGCCCGTCGGAAGATGGATGGAAATATCAAGATGATTCCTGCGTAAAAATCAACCCCGAGGATGGATCCGTAACGGATGGTTACAATCGGCCCGAAACAAGCACCACAGAGCAAGAAGGTAGCTCGGACT TATCAGCCCGACCGGTACCCGAATGCCTTCAGGAGACTGGTGACTGTATTTGCCCCTGGGGATATGCCTACGATCGTCGAAGGGACATTTGTGTTCCCCAACCCGGATACAACCACGAGACGATGGGTCCGTCTGGATCCCGAT TATCCTGCAATGTCATGAATATCTGCCATCCCTACGCGCAATGCGTTTTCGTACCGGATAACAAGGATCGCTACGAGTGCCAATGCAACGTGGGCTACGACGGCGATGGATACGAATGCAGAAAAACTG ACGCTTGTAGTCAAGACGCCGATTGCGGTCAGAATCAATTCTGCGCATACAACTTGGAGACGTCGAGGTACTTCTGTTCCTGCTCCCCTGGGTATCAACGCGTAGACGATGTCTGCGTGGTCACCGATTGTTCGACGAATCCTTCCGAATGTCACCTGCACGCACAGTGCGTTACATCCCCTACCGGCGGTTACATGTGCGTTTGTTTACCTGGATACAATGGCGATGGGGTTCGTATTTGCCGAGAGGATCACGTCGGATGcaatattatcaataattgtGGAGAGAACGCCGTCTGTGGATATCAACAAGCCACCGGTAGCTACGCTTGCGAATGCAAAGCG GGATACTACTGGGATGGTTTCAATTGCCTTCCAGAGTCTTCGTGTAAAACCGATCCCAGATTGTGTTCCGCTGACGCGACTTGCGTCCCAGCTGGAGAGAACCGATTTGCGTGTGTCTGCAACGCAGGTTTTGCCGGGGACGGTGTCGAGTGCAAAATCATCCCTCGTTACGACTCTAACATCCTTTTGGTAAACCAGGGAACGGCGAATTTGAGGATACCATTTTTCCCAACACCAGATCATCCCGGAAGTCTCATCTTCATTGACTTTAAGCAGATGGCCATCGGGCTCGATATCGATTGCGTGAATGGAAGAGCTTACTGGAGCGATATCACAG GGCACCAAATTCGGTCAATGACTTACAATGGCTCGGATTCCAAAGTTTTCATAGGGGATGTGGGCGGTTCCGAAGGACTGGCGATTGATTGGATATCGAGGAATATATTTTGGACGGATTCCAATAAGAGAACGATCGAGGTCGCGAACTTGGAGAGTATGAAGAGAAAAGTCCTCTTCGTTGAAGGACTCACGAATCCAAGAGGAATAGCTGCTCACCCTTACAGAGG AAAGATCTTCTGGTCGGACTGGAATCGAGAATCTCCGAAGATCGAATGGTCCAACGAAGACGGAAGTGAACGCGGAATTTTCTTACAAAATGAACATGTTAAAGTGCCAAATTCATTAGCGATCGATTGGTCAACAGATGAACTGTGTTGGGGAGATGCTGGGCTATTCGTCATAA GTTGTGCAAACATCGACACCCGTTCAATTCGTGTTGTTGCAACAGAGCTGTCATATCCATTTGGCTTAGCGATATCACAAAATCATTATTACTGGACAGATTGGAACAC gcaaaaaattgaaatcgcgtcgaaaaattctgGCGAGAGGAATAAGCCTCTAGAAATTCCTCTCGGTGGAAGCGATAAACTTTTCGGGATTGTAGCAGTCCCCGAATTCTGTCCTGAGG tTTCGAACGTGTGCCAATACGAGTTTGGCAGATGTAATGAGGACCAACTCTGTCTTCCGGATGGTCAGGGTGGACGAACGTGCGCGTGTGCCGATAACGCTTCTGGTCCGTGCACCAACGAGTACCAGTCTTCGTAG
- the LOC105687403 gene encoding nidogen isoform X4 yields the protein MVVAAGDVRTALLLALAATLQGSFVVHAILRQDLYPHDGIGSSLLELNAEGQLESVEVNLKTPITFYESIYETVFVNGNGVLSFLAPMERFFNIPFPLDYPIISPLYTHVDTRGSGSVHWWETDAPDVISKAGDTIRRVFKSGKDFYPSHVFIATWKDVGYYSEKSDKINTYQVAISSNGSHSFAEFLYPDEGVQWIQADFHPSGLPDAKAQAGVVARDGRMYTFKGSGTDQIQNIDKWSNVNNPGQWVIGIGPIPDSANVQLPDNIEDAPANNEIPSCLTGATSCHSRAECIDYSEGFCCLCKTGFFGNGKFCQQNDLPLRVTGKVFGFVNGQDFPAKDLQCYVQTKDGRTYTAISKVPEIIGSKSQLLSNLGGALGWLFARSIENTKNGYQLTGGVFNMTADIVFTNTGDKITIRSRYLGLDVFGQLKMEAEIRGSLPEMAEDARVEYEDHEELYTKTQPGTILSQSSRSYKLIGDTPEVDYPFTQSIVINYQRCEYAPDDGKEDTVRLKFSRGLTSYEAREQIIRFAMNTKVAPLEEEDPCIQGRTHCGDHSSCIVEGDSYKCVCNPGYQFLYEDDGSANCVDVNECTAGTHLCSPDASCINNEGSHLCQCLEGFYGDGRTCGKMPSCDDTDCGAYAECNMVEGTPVCSCSSGFEQTEEGCYPVRELICDDKVCSPYAYCAEDAARGTSECVCVSGFVGNGYNCEPDFETASSTVSYQTEQPPTPQCILNQCWCPSEDGWKYQDDSCVKINPEDGSVTDGYNRPETSTTEQEGSSDYACSQDADCGQNQFCAYNLETSRYFCSCSPGYQRVDDVCVVTDCSTNPSECHLHAQCVTSPTGGYMCVCLPGYNGDGVRICREDHVGCNIINNCGENAVCGYQQATGSYACECKAGYYWDGFNCLPESSCKTDPRLCSADATCVPAGENRFACVCNAGFAGDGVECKIIPRYDSNILLVNQGTANLRIPFFPTPDHPGSLIFIDFKQMAIGLDIDCVNGRAYWSDITGHQIRSMTYNGSDSKVFIGDVGGSEGLAIDWISRNIFWTDSNKRTIEVANLESMKRKVLFVEGLTNPRGIAAHPYRGKIFWSDWNRESPKIEWSNEDGSERGIFLQNEHVKVPNSLAIDWSTDELCWGDAGLFVISCANIDTRSIRVVATELSYPFGLAISQNHYYWTDWNTQKIEIASKNSGERNKPLEIPLGGSDKLFGIVAVPEFCPEVSNVCQYEFGRCNEDQLCLPDGQGGRTCACADNASGPCTNEYQSS from the exons ATGGTGGTAGCTGCAGGCGACGTGCGGACGGCCCTCCTCTTGGCCCTCGCGGCAACCCTTCAAGGGTCCTTCGTGGTTCACGCAATTCTCAGGCAGGATCTTTACCCCCATGACGGAATCGGATCCTCGTTGCTCGAATTGAACGCCGAGGGTCAGTTGGAGTCGGTCGAAGTAAATCTCAAGACACCGATCACCTTCTACGAAAGCATTTACGAGACGGTATTC GTCAATGGGAACGGAGTCTTGTCGTTTTTGGCTCCGATGGAGAGGTTTTTCAACATCCCATTCCCTCTGGACTATCCGATAATCTCTCCGTTGTACACCCACGTTGATACGAGGGGGTCGGGATCCGTTCATTGGTGGGAGACCGACGCGCCCGACGTGATATCGAAAGCTGGTGATACGATACGTCGGGTATTCAAAAGTGGGAAAGATTTTTACCCGAGTCACGTTTTCATAGCGACTTGGAAGGACGTCGGCTACTACAGCGAGAAAAGCGATAAA ATAAACACCTACCAAGTCGCGATCAGTTCTAACGGATCTCACAGCTTCGCCGAGTTCCTCTATCCCGACGAGGGCGTTCAATGGATTCAAGCTGATTTCCATCCCAGCGGATTACCCGACGCCAAAGCTCAGGCTGGGGTTGTTGCTAGGGACGGGAGGATGTACACTTTCAAAGGATCGGGAACAGATCAGATACAGAACATCGACAA ATGGTCGAACGTCAACAACCCCGGACAATGGGTTATCGGAATCGGTCCAATTCCGGACTCCGCGAATGTCCAGCTACCCGACAACATAGAAG ACGCTCCCGCTAACAACGAAATTCCCAGCTGCCTCACCGGAGCTACCAGTTGCCACAGTAGAGCCGAATGCATCGACTACAGCGAGGGTTTTTGCTGTCTCTGCAAAACAGGTTTCTTTGGCAATGGAAAGTTCTGCCAGCAAAATG ATTTACCTCTTCGAGTCACCGGAAAAGTTTTTGGTTTCGTGAACGGACAGGATTTCCCAGCTAAGGATTTACAGTGTTACGTTCAAACGAAAGACGGAAGAACGTACACGGCGATCTCTAAGGTTCCGGAAATCATTGGCTCAAAATCTCAGCTTCTCAGTAATTTGGGCGGCGCTCTTGGATGGCTCTTCGCCCGATCCATAGAGAACACGAAAAACGGATACCAATTAACCG GTGGGGTGTTCAATATGACCGCTGACATCGTCTTCACGAATACCGGGGACAAGATAACAATCCGTTCGAGATATCTGGGCCTGGACGTCTTCGGTCAGTTAAAAATGGAGGCGGAGATCAGGGGATCGTTACCGGAAATGGCGGAAGACGCTCGTGTCGAGTATGAGGATCACGAAGAGTTGTACACGAAGACACAGCCGGGAACGATTCTATCCCAAAGCAGTAGATCGTACAAATTGATTGGAGATACTCCAGAAGTCGATTATCCCTTCACTCAATCCATCGTTATAAACTATCAGAGATGCGAATACGCCCCTGACGACGGTAAGGAGGACACTGTCAGACTGAAATTCTCGAGGGGTTTGACCAGTTACGAAGCGAGGGAGCAAATCATACGGTTTGCAATGAACACCAAAGTCGCTCCCCTGGAGGAAGAGGATCCCTGTATCCAGGGACGCACTCATTGCGGGGATCACAGCTCGTGTATCGTAGAAGGGGACAGCTACAAGTGCGTCTGCAATCCTGG CTATCAATTCCTCTACGAGGACGATGGTAGCGCGAACTGCGTGGACGTGAACGAGTGCACAGCGGGTACCCATTTGTGTTCCCCTGATGCGTCCTGTATCAACAACGAAGGAAGTCACCTGTGTCAGTGCTTGGAAGGTTTTTACGGGGACGGACGCACCTGCGGCA AAATGCCATCCTGCGATGACACGGACTGCGGGGCCTACGCGGAGTGCAACATGGTCGAAGGGACACCTGTATGTTCGTGTTCGTCGGGCTTCGAACAAACCGAAGAAGGCTGCTATCCGGTCAGGGAAT TAATATGCGACGACAAAGTTTGCTCTCCGTACGCGTACTGCGCCGAAGACGCTGCTCGGGGCACCTCGGAGTGCGTTTGTGTCAGCGGATTCGTGG GAAACGGTTACAACTGCGAACCAGATTTCGAGACAGCCTCGTCGACCGTTTCCTATCAAACGGAACAACCGCCAACACCGCAATGCATTTTAAACCAATGCTGGTGCCCGTCGGAAGATGGATGGAAATATCAAGATGATTCCTGCGTAAAAATCAACCCCGAGGATGGATCCGTAACGGATGGTTACAATCGGCCCGAAACAAGCACCACAGAGCAAGAAGGTAGCTCGGACT ACGCTTGTAGTCAAGACGCCGATTGCGGTCAGAATCAATTCTGCGCATACAACTTGGAGACGTCGAGGTACTTCTGTTCCTGCTCCCCTGGGTATCAACGCGTAGACGATGTCTGCGTGGTCACCGATTGTTCGACGAATCCTTCCGAATGTCACCTGCACGCACAGTGCGTTACATCCCCTACCGGCGGTTACATGTGCGTTTGTTTACCTGGATACAATGGCGATGGGGTTCGTATTTGCCGAGAGGATCACGTCGGATGcaatattatcaataattgtGGAGAGAACGCCGTCTGTGGATATCAACAAGCCACCGGTAGCTACGCTTGCGAATGCAAAGCG GGATACTACTGGGATGGTTTCAATTGCCTTCCAGAGTCTTCGTGTAAAACCGATCCCAGATTGTGTTCCGCTGACGCGACTTGCGTCCCAGCTGGAGAGAACCGATTTGCGTGTGTCTGCAACGCAGGTTTTGCCGGGGACGGTGTCGAGTGCAAAATCATCCCTCGTTACGACTCTAACATCCTTTTGGTAAACCAGGGAACGGCGAATTTGAGGATACCATTTTTCCCAACACCAGATCATCCCGGAAGTCTCATCTTCATTGACTTTAAGCAGATGGCCATCGGGCTCGATATCGATTGCGTGAATGGAAGAGCTTACTGGAGCGATATCACAG GGCACCAAATTCGGTCAATGACTTACAATGGCTCGGATTCCAAAGTTTTCATAGGGGATGTGGGCGGTTCCGAAGGACTGGCGATTGATTGGATATCGAGGAATATATTTTGGACGGATTCCAATAAGAGAACGATCGAGGTCGCGAACTTGGAGAGTATGAAGAGAAAAGTCCTCTTCGTTGAAGGACTCACGAATCCAAGAGGAATAGCTGCTCACCCTTACAGAGG AAAGATCTTCTGGTCGGACTGGAATCGAGAATCTCCGAAGATCGAATGGTCCAACGAAGACGGAAGTGAACGCGGAATTTTCTTACAAAATGAACATGTTAAAGTGCCAAATTCATTAGCGATCGATTGGTCAACAGATGAACTGTGTTGGGGAGATGCTGGGCTATTCGTCATAA GTTGTGCAAACATCGACACCCGTTCAATTCGTGTTGTTGCAACAGAGCTGTCATATCCATTTGGCTTAGCGATATCACAAAATCATTATTACTGGACAGATTGGAACAC gcaaaaaattgaaatcgcgtcgaaaaattctgGCGAGAGGAATAAGCCTCTAGAAATTCCTCTCGGTGGAAGCGATAAACTTTTCGGGATTGTAGCAGTCCCCGAATTCTGTCCTGAGG tTTCGAACGTGTGCCAATACGAGTTTGGCAGATGTAATGAGGACCAACTCTGTCTTCCGGATGGTCAGGGTGGACGAACGTGCGCGTGTGCCGATAACGCTTCTGGTCCGTGCACCAACGAGTACCAGTCTTCGTAG